In Balaenoptera musculus isolate JJ_BM4_2016_0621 chromosome 19, mBalMus1.pri.v3, whole genome shotgun sequence, one genomic interval encodes:
- the LOC118885858 gene encoding zinc finger protein 211-like isoform X2 yields MTFEDIAVYFSWEEWSLLDEVQRHLYHDVMLENFTLISSLGCCCGAEDAEAPFERSISISVSQARTPKAPSFSQKNHSGEMCSLVLRSIFHLAEHEETQHSQKVFGCRICMKQFHFSANLQKHQKQHMEEKSFRNAVVRALFVKSCKCHVSRKPFTCEEVGKDFLATLGHLQPQTTHTREKPNEIAQREATLQSRGSHYSRGECKKTFSPKHTLVQDQGVYPGRHCFVCSECGKTFRYKSSFVVHQRVHTGERLHVCGESGKSFRRTSTLNLHQRIHTGTRQYKCNRCGKSFNQNFVLIYPWRSHIGENCYLCSECAQSLSRRSIIVREWTVHPGERCYECTQCGISFRRNFYLIVHWRVHTGERPYDWRTFLQLGICIVCVSILRENRSSRIYR; encoded by the exons GTTGCTGCTGTGGAGCAGAGGATGCAGAAGCACCCTTTGAACGAAGCATTTCTATAAGCGTGTCACAGGCCAGGACTCCTAAGGCACCTTCGTTTTCCCAGAAGAACCACTCTGGTGAGATGTGTAGTCTGGTCTTGAGAAGTATTTTTCACTTAGCTGAACATGAAGAAACacaacacagccagaaagtgtTCGGGTGTAGAATATGTatgaaacaatttcattttagTGCAAACCTCCAAAAACACCAGAAGCAGCACATGGAAGAGAAATCCTTCAGAAACGCTGTAGTCAGGGCCTTGTTTGTGAAGAGCTGCAAATGCCATGTGTCAAGGAAGCCCTTTACCTGTGAGGAAGTTGGGAAAGACTTTCTGGCCACCTTGGGACATCTCCAGCCACAGACCACTCACACCAGGGAGAAGCCAAATGAGATTGCCCAGCGTGAGGCAACTTTACAAAGCAGAGGAAGTCATTACAGCCGGGGAGAATGCAAGAAAACCTTCAGCCCGAAACATACACTTGTTCAGGACCAGGGTGTCTACCCTGGAAGACATTGTTTtgtgtgcagtgaatgtgggaagaCATTCAGGTACAAATCCTCATTTGTTGTTCACCAGAGAGTGCATACTGGGGAAAGGCTTCATGTGTGTGGTGAGTCTGGCAAATCTTTCAGACGAACCTCAACCCTCAATCTGCATCAAAGAATTCATACTGGGACAAGGCAGTACAAGTGCAACAGATGTGGGAAATCCTTTAACCAAAACTTTGTCCTTATTTATCCCTGGAGAAGTCACATTGGAGAAAATTGTTACTTGTGCAGTGAATGTGCACAGTCTTTGAGCCGCAGATCCATCATAGTTCGAGAATGGACAGTTCACCCAGGAGAAAGGTGTTATGAGTGTACTCAATGTGGGATATCTTTTAGACGAAACTTTTACCTCATTGTACACTGGAGGgttcacacaggagaaaggccttatgattGGA GGACTTTTCTACAGTTGGGAATTTGTATTGTCTGTGTTAGCATTCTCCGTGAAAACAGAAGCAGTAGGATATATAGATAG